In one window of Frigoriglobus tundricola DNA:
- a CDS encoding 6-pyruvoyl trahydropterin synthase family protein, translating to MPTERFKVRVTKDHLVFCCGHFISYRGHQCERLHGHNYRTAVEVEGVLQEDYYVFDFIALKKRTKEITDELDHHMLLATRNPVIAVDDTPKCVRVKYEDREWQFPRGDCILLPIENTTAELLARYIAGRLWESLRTNEGFTPEVLRVEVEEAPGQSATVEWRA from the coding sequence ATGCCGACCGAGCGCTTCAAAGTTCGTGTCACCAAAGACCATCTGGTGTTCTGCTGCGGGCACTTCATCAGCTACCGCGGCCACCAGTGCGAGCGGCTCCACGGCCACAACTACCGCACCGCGGTCGAGGTCGAGGGCGTGTTGCAAGAGGACTACTACGTCTTCGACTTCATCGCCTTGAAAAAGCGCACGAAGGAAATCACCGACGAACTCGACCACCACATGCTCCTGGCGACGCGGAACCCGGTGATTGCCGTGGACGACACCCCGAAATGCGTGCGCGTGAAGTACGAGGACCGCGAGTGGCAGTTCCCGCGCGGCGACTGCATTCTCCTGCCCATCGAGAACACGACGGCCGAGCTGCTCGCCCGGTACATCGCCGGTCGGTTATGGGAATCGCTACGGACCAACGAAGGGTTCACGCCCGAAGTGCTCCGGGTGGAGGTCGAAGAGGCCCCGGGGCAGTCCGCGACGGTCGAATGGCGGGCGTGA
- a CDS encoding sugar phosphate isomerase/epimerase family protein, with amino-acid sequence MNRPLGRRDFLHTTAAVTAAAMTGSSVFAADDKKKPKLKKAVKYGMIHLKGTHQERLELAKKCGFAGVEIDSPGTDKLDDLARASKETGVAVHGVIDSVHWKDTLSSPDEAVRAKGLEALKGALQDAKTVGATTVLLVPGVVNKEVSYEQCWERSRAEVKKALPLAEKVKVPIAIEVVWNNFITTPYQLIEYVDSFKSEYVGAYFDCSNMIKYGVPPADWIRKLGKRMLKFDFKGYSKTKQWVNIGEGDEDWPEILKALGEIGYHGFATAEVGGGGEEYLKKLSAVMDKILGL; translated from the coding sequence ATGAACCGTCCGCTCGGCCGCCGCGATTTTCTCCACACTACCGCCGCCGTCACGGCCGCGGCGATGACCGGATCGTCCGTCTTCGCGGCCGACGACAAGAAGAAGCCGAAGCTCAAGAAGGCCGTGAAGTACGGCATGATCCACCTCAAAGGCACGCACCAGGAGCGGCTCGAACTCGCCAAGAAGTGCGGGTTCGCGGGCGTCGAGATCGACAGCCCCGGCACGGACAAGCTCGACGACCTCGCCCGCGCGAGCAAGGAGACCGGTGTCGCGGTCCACGGGGTCATCGATTCGGTCCACTGGAAGGACACGCTCTCGAGCCCGGACGAGGCCGTTCGGGCGAAGGGCCTGGAAGCGCTCAAGGGCGCGCTCCAGGACGCCAAGACCGTGGGCGCAACCACGGTGCTCCTCGTGCCCGGCGTGGTGAACAAGGAAGTGAGCTACGAACAGTGCTGGGAGCGGTCGCGGGCCGAAGTCAAAAAGGCACTTCCGCTCGCAGAGAAGGTGAAAGTGCCCATCGCCATTGAGGTGGTGTGGAACAACTTTATCACGACTCCGTACCAGCTCATCGAGTACGTGGACAGCTTCAAGAGCGAGTACGTCGGCGCGTACTTCGACTGCTCGAACATGATCAAATACGGTGTGCCGCCCGCGGACTGGATTCGCAAGCTGGGAAAGCGGATGCTAAAGTTCGACTTCAAGGGCTACAGCAAGACGAAACAGTGGGTCAATATCGGCGAGGGCGACGAGGATTGGCCCGAGATCCTGAAGGCGCTTGGGGAAATTGGTTACCACGGCTTCGCGACGGCCGAGGTCGGCGGCGGGGGCGAAGAGTACCTCAAGAAGCTCTCGGCAGTGATGGACAAGATTCTGGGGCTCTGA
- a CDS encoding Gfo/Idh/MocA family protein, translating into MSNRRDFLKTTAAVGGVAVANTLAAGAFAAGNDTIKVGLIGCGGRGRGAVRDILEAEEKINGANPKVEIVAVADVFKGQAEDAAKVFANEKSEHYGRYHKQIKIKPETVFDGLDAYEKLLKTDVNLVILATPPGFRPTHLEAAVKAGKNIFCEKPVCVDATGARKCYGLVEESKKKNLAIVAGTQRRHQKGYLESIKKIQDGMIGEVRAARCSWNGQGIWFHDRAANATDVEYQLNNWYHFMWVCGDHIVEQHVHNLDVINWVMGGPPVKACGMGGRANRKPGDPNVVGNIWDHFAVEYEYANGVRLFSYCRHLPGEEDVSETVFGSTGTFTTQKGGYRINGKPSGEDDISAYVQEHIDLLKSIRAGLPLNELKQVTDSTFTAVLGRNAAYACRELKWDAALAAAEDTMPKNLTMATKLTTSRAPVPGSWKLPPRA; encoded by the coding sequence ATGTCGAACCGTCGTGATTTCCTGAAGACAACCGCCGCGGTGGGCGGCGTCGCGGTGGCGAACACCCTCGCGGCCGGCGCGTTCGCCGCCGGCAACGATACGATCAAGGTGGGCCTCATCGGCTGCGGCGGCCGCGGCCGCGGCGCGGTCCGTGACATTCTGGAGGCCGAGGAGAAGATCAACGGGGCCAACCCGAAGGTCGAGATCGTGGCCGTCGCGGACGTGTTCAAGGGGCAGGCCGAGGACGCCGCCAAGGTGTTCGCCAACGAAAAGAGCGAGCACTACGGCCGGTACCACAAGCAGATCAAGATCAAGCCGGAGACCGTTTTTGACGGGCTCGACGCCTACGAGAAGCTGCTCAAGACGGACGTGAACCTCGTCATCCTCGCCACGCCGCCCGGGTTCCGCCCGACGCACCTCGAAGCGGCCGTGAAGGCCGGGAAGAACATCTTCTGTGAGAAGCCGGTGTGCGTGGACGCGACCGGCGCCCGCAAGTGTTACGGGCTGGTCGAGGAGTCGAAGAAGAAGAACCTCGCGATCGTTGCCGGCACGCAGCGGCGGCACCAGAAGGGCTACCTGGAGTCGATCAAGAAGATCCAGGACGGCATGATCGGTGAGGTCCGCGCCGCCCGCTGCTCGTGGAACGGCCAGGGGATCTGGTTCCACGACCGCGCCGCGAACGCCACCGACGTCGAGTACCAACTCAACAACTGGTACCACTTCATGTGGGTGTGCGGCGACCACATCGTCGAACAGCACGTCCACAACCTGGACGTGATCAACTGGGTGATGGGCGGGCCACCGGTGAAGGCGTGCGGGATGGGCGGGCGGGCCAACCGGAAGCCCGGCGACCCGAACGTCGTCGGGAACATTTGGGACCACTTCGCCGTCGAGTACGAATACGCCAACGGCGTCCGCCTCTTCAGCTACTGCCGCCACCTCCCCGGTGAAGAGGACGTGTCCGAAACGGTGTTCGGGTCCACGGGCACCTTCACCACCCAGAAGGGCGGCTACCGGATCAACGGGAAGCCGTCCGGTGAAGACGACATCTCGGCCTACGTTCAAGAGCACATCGATCTGCTCAAGAGCATCCGCGCCGGTCTCCCGCTGAACGAGCTGAAGCAGGTGACCGACTCGACGTTCACGGCCGTCCTGGGCCGCAACGCCGCTTACGCCTGCCGCGAACTGAAATGGGACGCGGCGCTCGCCGCCGCGGAGGACACGATGCCGAAGAACCTCACGATGGCCACGAAGTTGACCACGTCCCGCGCGCCGGTCCCCGGCTCGTGGAAGCTCCCGCCGCGGGCGTAA
- a CDS encoding formylglycine-generating enzyme family protein, with product MARRYTTGILLLVLLTLGAVAVAHPEDIPANKAADPPAAPKLERKDYTEKTTAFKTEVTDPDSDPPKTRKVDLGAKFDMVWVPGGEFSMGSPDAEAGRDANEGPRHKVKVGGFWMGKYEVTWDEFDVFWFDEGFFKADDTAAKKFGPDAITRPTNTFVDATYGHEREGHPALCMTHHAAMMYCEWLRKKTGRAYRLPTEAEWEYAARAGTDGAYSFGSDPAKLDDYAWYKENSPDEDHPKGTTHKVGTKKPNPFGLYDMYGNVWEWTLDQYDPEAYTKFAKNPLSIRPVTVPTDKKWAHVVRGGSWADKAEKLRSATRRASEKTWMKWDPQEPQSIWWLTRMDVIGFRVVLAEDEQPDLVGLKPKVVKKSE from the coding sequence ATGGCACGTCGTTACACCACTGGCATTTTGCTCCTTGTTTTGCTCACGCTCGGCGCGGTCGCGGTGGCGCACCCCGAGGACATACCCGCGAACAAGGCGGCTGATCCGCCCGCGGCCCCCAAGCTGGAGCGGAAGGACTACACCGAAAAAACGACCGCCTTCAAGACCGAGGTGACCGACCCCGACAGCGACCCGCCGAAGACCCGAAAGGTCGATCTGGGCGCGAAGTTCGACATGGTGTGGGTGCCCGGCGGCGAGTTCTCAATGGGCAGCCCGGACGCCGAAGCCGGTCGGGACGCCAACGAGGGTCCGCGCCACAAGGTGAAAGTCGGGGGCTTCTGGATGGGCAAGTACGAGGTCACGTGGGACGAGTTCGACGTGTTCTGGTTCGACGAGGGGTTCTTCAAGGCCGACGACACGGCCGCAAAGAAGTTCGGTCCGGACGCCATCACCCGGCCGACCAACACGTTCGTGGACGCCACCTACGGGCACGAGCGCGAGGGGCACCCGGCGCTCTGCATGACCCACCACGCGGCCATGATGTACTGCGAGTGGCTGCGCAAGAAAACCGGCCGCGCGTACCGCCTCCCCACCGAGGCCGAATGGGAGTACGCGGCCCGCGCCGGGACGGACGGGGCGTACTCCTTCGGCAGCGACCCGGCGAAACTCGACGACTACGCCTGGTACAAGGAGAACTCCCCCGACGAGGACCACCCGAAGGGCACCACGCACAAGGTCGGGACGAAGAAACCCAACCCGTTCGGCCTGTACGATATGTACGGCAACGTCTGGGAGTGGACGCTCGACCAGTACGACCCCGAGGCGTACACGAAGTTCGCCAAGAACCCGCTCAGCATCCGCCCGGTGACCGTGCCGACGGACAAGAAGTGGGCGCACGTGGTCCGCGGCGGGTCCTGGGCGGATAAGGCCGAAAAACTCCGCAGTGCCACCCGGCGCGCGTCCGAAAAGACGTGGATGAAGTGGGACCCGCAAGAGCCCCAGAGCATCTGGTGGCTCACCCGGATGGACGTGATCGGGTTCCGCGTCGTGCTCGCCGAGGACGAGCAGCCCGACCTCGTCGGGCTGAAGCCGAAGGTCGTGAAGAAGAGCGAGTAG
- a CDS encoding FAD:protein FMN transferase: MGTTFRITFYAADRPTAKKAADAAFVRIAELDGIMSDYKKESELMRLCRAFASEVAAPVKVSDDLFFVLQKAEALSIKSDGAFDVTVGPVVQLWRLARRTQELPDPKEFARARERVGYKMVKLDPQKKTVQLLTPGMQLDLGGIAKGYAADEALKLLRDTFGIKRALVAASGDILCGEPPPGTDGWKVEIAPIAKSQKPRTLTLANAAVSTSGDLEQFVEIKGVRYSHVLDPKTGLGLTGRRSVTVIAPDGITADSMTKAASVLPRERALELIEGTPGAAAYIVILDNDEKPVTTSSKRFPKE; encoded by the coding sequence ATGGGCACGACGTTCCGCATCACCTTCTACGCGGCCGATCGACCGACCGCGAAGAAGGCCGCGGATGCCGCGTTCGTCCGGATCGCGGAACTCGACGGCATCATGAGCGACTACAAGAAAGAGAGCGAGCTGATGCGCCTGTGCCGGGCGTTCGCGAGCGAAGTCGCCGCACCGGTCAAAGTGAGTGACGATCTCTTCTTTGTGTTGCAGAAAGCGGAAGCGCTATCCATCAAATCGGACGGCGCGTTCGATGTCACGGTCGGTCCGGTGGTCCAACTGTGGCGGCTCGCCCGCCGGACACAGGAACTGCCCGACCCCAAGGAGTTCGCCCGCGCCCGCGAGCGCGTCGGCTACAAAATGGTGAAGCTGGACCCGCAAAAAAAGACGGTGCAGCTCCTCACGCCCGGAATGCAACTCGATCTCGGTGGGATCGCCAAGGGCTACGCGGCCGATGAAGCGCTCAAGCTGCTCCGCGACACGTTCGGTATTAAACGGGCGCTCGTGGCAGCGTCCGGCGACATTCTGTGCGGCGAACCGCCACCGGGCACCGACGGATGGAAGGTGGAGATCGCACCCATCGCGAAGAGCCAGAAGCCCCGGACACTCACGCTCGCGAACGCGGCGGTCTCGACTTCGGGCGACCTTGAACAGTTCGTGGAGATCAAGGGCGTCCGGTATTCTCACGTCCTCGATCCGAAGACCGGGCTCGGTTTGACCGGTCGGCGGAGCGTGACCGTGATCGCCCCCGACGGCATCACCGCGGACAGCATGACGAAAGCGGCGAGTGTGCTGCCCCGCGAACGGGCTCTCGAATTGATTGAGGGCACCCCCGGCGCCGCGGCGTACATCGTGATACTCGACAACGACGAAAAGCCCGTAACCACATCCAGCAAACGCTTCCCAAAAGAATGA
- a CDS encoding glycosyltransferase family 4 protein has product MRVLFNGVTLLKPKTGIAHAAANLHAALVSGYPTDTFWLYPGAWVSRLAGRVFRSPTRVPTASVNKHPGRLKQLARSAIGSVAKAGYAAHFQAAARVGRFDLYHEPNFVPFRTGLPVVVTVFDLSVLLFPQWHPAERVKAHEHAYTRGIERADHVIVGTEAVRAEVQRYLGLSPDRVTAMLCGVGPQFRPQPAGAGVAIRAKHGLPTRYTLYVGTIEPRKNVGMLLRAFCDLPAAQREACPLVLAGGWGWKTEAERELFRSEAKHKGVRHIGYVPDEDLPALYAGADALLYPSFYEGFGMPPVEAMACGTAAVTSTADAVREVVGRNALTIDANDLAGWREVLARVADDPEFLSDYRRRGPAHAATFTWDACARVTYGVYRKVLGREQPPAIPSRPRAAA; this is encoded by the coding sequence GTGCGCGTGCTGTTCAACGGGGTGACGCTGCTCAAGCCGAAAACGGGAATCGCGCACGCGGCCGCGAACCTGCACGCGGCGCTCGTCTCGGGCTACCCGACCGACACGTTCTGGTTGTACCCCGGGGCCTGGGTCTCGCGTCTCGCGGGCCGCGTGTTTAGGTCCCCAACTCGGGTCCCCACAGCGTCCGTCAACAAGCACCCCGGTCGCCTCAAACAACTCGCCCGGAGCGCGATCGGCTCCGTCGCAAAGGCCGGGTACGCGGCTCACTTCCAGGCCGCCGCACGGGTCGGCCGGTTCGACCTGTACCACGAGCCGAACTTCGTTCCGTTCCGAACCGGCCTTCCGGTCGTCGTTACGGTCTTCGACTTGTCTGTTCTGCTGTTCCCGCAGTGGCACCCGGCCGAACGGGTCAAGGCCCACGAGCACGCTTACACCCGGGGCATAGAGCGGGCCGATCACGTCATCGTGGGTACGGAAGCGGTTCGGGCGGAGGTACAGCGGTATTTGGGGCTGTCACCGGACCGTGTGACCGCGATGTTGTGCGGCGTAGGGCCGCAGTTCCGCCCGCAGCCGGCCGGGGCGGGGGTCGCGATTCGCGCGAAGCACGGGCTCCCGACTCGTTACACGCTTTACGTGGGTACTATCGAGCCGCGCAAGAACGTCGGGATGCTGCTCCGCGCGTTCTGCGATCTCCCGGCCGCACAGCGTGAAGCGTGTCCGCTGGTCCTGGCCGGTGGGTGGGGCTGGAAGACGGAGGCCGAACGCGAACTGTTCCGCTCCGAGGCGAAGCACAAGGGCGTGCGGCACATCGGCTATGTGCCCGACGAGGACCTGCCCGCACTCTACGCGGGCGCGGACGCACTCCTGTACCCGAGCTTCTATGAGGGGTTCGGCATGCCGCCGGTAGAAGCGATGGCGTGCGGCACGGCGGCGGTCACGTCCACGGCCGATGCGGTGCGCGAGGTCGTCGGTCGGAACGCACTCACGATCGACGCAAACGACCTGGCGGGCTGGCGCGAAGTGCTCGCACGGGTCGCGGACGATCCGGAGTTCCTGAGCGACTACCGCCGCCGCGGTCCGGCACACGCGGCCACCTTTACCTGGGACGCGTGCGCCCGCGTCACGTACGGCGTCTATCGCAAGGTACTCGGACGGGAACAACCGCCCGCGATTCCGTCCCGGCCCCGTGCCGCGGCCTGA
- a CDS encoding ABC transporter ATP-binding protein: protein MAKIELNDVSVTFNTYQQKRVGLKEYLVNRQFWKPSANPVLRVHALNGINLSVRDGERIGVIGHNGAGKSTLLKTLAGVYPPTRGTRTVEGRICSLFDITLGFELEATGWDNIQYRSYLQGETPTSIRTKLDQIAAFTELGDFLNIAVRNYSSGMMMRLAFSIATAVDPEVLLIDEVLAVGDMAFLNKARARMRELMKTSRLMVMVAHDLETIREMCTRVIWMTRGKIVMEGKPDEVVSAYTAAVSGTAA, encoded by the coding sequence ATGGCGAAGATCGAACTGAACGACGTGTCGGTGACGTTCAACACCTACCAGCAGAAGCGGGTGGGGCTGAAGGAATACCTGGTTAACCGGCAGTTCTGGAAACCGTCCGCGAACCCGGTGCTGCGCGTTCACGCGCTCAACGGCATCAACCTGTCGGTTCGCGACGGGGAGCGGATCGGCGTGATCGGCCACAACGGGGCCGGGAAGAGCACGCTCCTGAAGACGCTCGCCGGCGTGTACCCGCCGACGAGGGGCACGCGCACCGTTGAGGGGCGGATCTGCTCGCTCTTCGACATCACGCTCGGGTTCGAACTCGAAGCGACCGGGTGGGACAACATCCAGTACCGGTCGTACCTCCAGGGCGAGACGCCGACCAGCATCCGGACCAAGCTCGACCAGATCGCCGCGTTCACGGAACTCGGCGACTTCCTGAACATCGCAGTGCGCAACTACTCCTCCGGTATGATGATGCGGCTGGCGTTCTCCATCGCCACCGCCGTCGACCCCGAGGTGCTGCTGATCGACGAGGTGCTCGCGGTCGGTGACATGGCGTTCCTGAACAAGGCGCGGGCGCGGATGCGCGAGCTGATGAAGACCTCGCGCCTCATGGTCATGGTCGCGCACGATCTGGAAACGATTCGAGAGATGTGTACACGGGTGATCTGGATGACGCGCGGGAAGATCGTGATGGAGGGCAAGCCGGACGAGGTGGTGTCCGCCTATACGGCCGCCGTGTCCGGGACCGCCGCCTGA
- a CDS encoding ABC transporter permease, whose amino-acid sequence MFSHLSAVWSARHFLLALVKLDLRLRYRRSVLGVGWSLLHPIAMTAVFTVVFSQLFGDGNPVGYAAFALAGLAVWSFLRDATTAGSRAFLANEAYIRQSPMPYIVYTLRTVLGQVIHTCLALSVVVTLVVVWKWDLGALVGVLLALPGLLLAVIAAWAVATIGAFVSAFFHDTTQLLDVGCQIGFYLTPIMYRRSVLDDRGLGWMVDINPANVYLAVTRDPLLAGIPSADGMAQLGQAYLAAFVLTLTLVGLAAFVVSWLHKKVIFHL is encoded by the coding sequence ATGTTCAGCCACTTGTCCGCCGTCTGGTCGGCACGCCATTTCCTGCTCGCGCTGGTCAAGCTGGATCTGCGGCTGCGGTACCGGCGTTCGGTGCTGGGCGTGGGCTGGTCGCTGCTCCACCCGATCGCCATGACCGCGGTTTTTACTGTGGTCTTCAGCCAGTTGTTCGGGGACGGGAACCCGGTCGGGTACGCGGCGTTCGCCCTGGCCGGGCTCGCCGTCTGGAGCTTCCTCCGGGACGCCACCACGGCGGGGAGCCGGGCGTTCCTGGCCAACGAGGCGTACATCCGCCAGAGCCCGATGCCGTACATCGTGTACACGCTCCGCACTGTCCTCGGACAGGTCATTCACACCTGCCTGGCGCTTTCGGTCGTCGTCACGCTCGTGGTCGTCTGGAAGTGGGATCTGGGCGCGCTGGTCGGGGTGCTCCTGGCCCTGCCGGGGCTCCTACTGGCCGTGATTGCGGCGTGGGCCGTGGCGACCATCGGGGCGTTTGTGAGCGCCTTCTTCCACGACACGACGCAACTGCTGGACGTCGGCTGCCAGATCGGCTTCTACCTCACGCCGATCATGTACCGGCGGAGCGTGCTGGACGACCGGGGGCTGGGCTGGATGGTGGACATCAACCCGGCCAACGTGTATCTCGCGGTGACCCGTGACCCGCTTCTGGCCGGAATCCCGTCGGCCGACGGGATGGCGCAGTTGGGTCAGGCGTACCTGGCGGCGTTCGTTCTCACGCTCACGCTCGTCGGCCTGGCGGCATTTGTTGTGAGCTGGTTGCACAAGAAGGTGATCTTCCACCTGTGA
- a CDS encoding DNA-methyltransferase has translation MSLNEVIEGDCVSVLADLPAGSVDLVFADPPFNIGYAYDVYDDRRAKADYLAWTEKWLAAAVRVLKPDGSFFLAIGDEFVAEHKVRLDALGLTMRNWIVWHYTFGVNCSKKFNRSHAHILYYVRDPKRYTFNADAVRVPSARMTTYADRRANPVGKLPDDTWVLRPQESGDHFQPDTDTWFVSRVCGTFKERVGHPCQMPEAVLERIIRVAAPPDGLVLDPFAGSGTTLAVAKKLGRNYLGVELSEQYADGVRKRLQLIEFADGAKGDAPPRKRQPVKR, from the coding sequence ATGTCGTTGAACGAGGTCATCGAAGGCGATTGCGTGAGTGTCCTCGCCGACCTGCCCGCCGGGTCGGTGGATCTAGTGTTCGCGGACCCGCCGTTCAACATCGGGTACGCGTACGACGTGTACGACGACCGCCGCGCCAAGGCCGATTACCTGGCGTGGACCGAAAAGTGGCTCGCCGCGGCGGTCCGGGTGCTCAAGCCGGACGGCTCGTTCTTCCTCGCCATCGGGGACGAGTTCGTCGCCGAACACAAGGTCCGGCTCGACGCCCTCGGCCTGACCATGCGCAACTGGATCGTGTGGCACTACACGTTCGGCGTCAACTGCTCCAAGAAGTTCAACCGCAGCCACGCCCACATCCTCTACTACGTGCGCGACCCGAAGCGGTACACGTTCAACGCGGACGCGGTCCGGGTGCCCAGCGCCCGCATGACCACTTACGCCGACCGCCGCGCGAACCCGGTCGGGAAGCTGCCGGACGACACCTGGGTGCTCCGCCCGCAAGAGAGCGGGGACCACTTCCAGCCGGACACGGACACCTGGTTCGTGTCCCGGGTCTGCGGGACGTTCAAGGAACGGGTGGGCCACCCGTGCCAGATGCCGGAAGCGGTGCTGGAGCGCATCATCCGCGTCGCCGCCCCGCCGGACGGTCTCGTTTTGGACCCGTTCGCGGGGAGCGGGACGACGCTGGCCGTAGCAAAGAAGTTGGGGCGCAACTATCTGGGTGTGGAGCTGTCCGAGCAGTACGCGGACGGCGTGCGGAAGCGGTTGCAGCTCATCGAGTTCGCGGACGGGGCCAAAGGGGACGCGCCCCCGCGGAAACGCCAGCCGGTGAAGCGGTAG
- a CDS encoding serine/threonine protein kinase, producing MPAPPTVPEFLELVRKSGLVSENKLDELLGRHRATGTPQVVDQAAALLVRDGLLTFFQSKQLKLGRYKRFTIGAKYRLLELIGAGGMGAVYLCEHTLMRRLVALKVLPVEKLDDQSNLDRFHREARAVAALDHPNIVRAYDVDQYDKLHFLVMEYVDGHSLQEVVAKYVAEKKRFDPVRAAHYIAQAAVGMQHAHELGMVHRDIKPGNLLLDRTGVIKVLDMGLARFFNKQQDSVTEKYDDKCVLGTADYLAPEQAVSNVVDVRADVYSLGGTLYFMLTGQTPFPDGTIAAKLVAHQTREPQPVEEVRADVPPGILAVLRKMMAKRVEDRYQQPIEVAEALAEWANHPVPPPPEREMPNLCPLVQALIGPTTDRSGASPSLARMLFAPGRGVFARSDGGSGSVRTRSPGSSTDSPTSASNAAFPLPVKSAPRYPADANGPISTSRASAAPTGTLPPRSVPGGAVKEKTKPKLKLPAPPEIDPRARANADLLTNPALRIWLFVGAGFAVTVLFVLAALVAYRVGKGAKEDERGVRSPTNPASSVAQKQAPAPALSVVAPGAGDVILTPPEAAKRVGQEQTVEFMVKSVTGASFLDLNSGEEFFVRLDPKLLPTDNDRDKVRREFDRKKVRVRGTIKNDPDLGLHMDVSDLQQLILVGR from the coding sequence ATGCCGGCACCCCCCACCGTGCCCGAGTTCCTGGAACTGGTCCGCAAGAGCGGGCTGGTGTCCGAGAACAAGCTCGACGAGCTGCTCGGCCGGCACCGCGCGACCGGCACGCCGCAGGTGGTTGACCAGGCCGCGGCGCTCCTCGTCCGCGACGGCCTGCTCACGTTTTTTCAGTCCAAGCAGCTCAAGCTCGGCCGGTACAAGCGGTTCACGATCGGGGCCAAGTACCGGCTCCTGGAACTGATCGGCGCCGGCGGGATGGGGGCCGTGTACCTGTGCGAGCACACGCTCATGCGCCGGCTGGTGGCGCTCAAGGTGCTGCCGGTGGAGAAGCTGGACGACCAGTCGAACCTGGACCGGTTCCACCGCGAGGCCCGGGCCGTCGCCGCCCTCGACCACCCGAACATCGTCCGCGCCTACGACGTCGATCAGTACGACAAGTTGCACTTCCTCGTCATGGAGTACGTGGACGGGCACAGCCTTCAGGAGGTGGTGGCCAAGTACGTGGCGGAGAAGAAGCGGTTCGATCCGGTCCGCGCGGCGCACTACATCGCGCAGGCCGCGGTCGGCATGCAGCACGCGCACGAATTGGGCATGGTCCACCGCGACATCAAGCCCGGCAACCTGCTGCTCGACCGCACCGGGGTGATCAAGGTGCTCGACATGGGGCTGGCGCGGTTCTTCAACAAGCAGCAGGACAGCGTCACCGAGAAGTACGACGACAAGTGCGTGCTGGGCACCGCCGATTACCTCGCGCCGGAGCAGGCGGTGTCGAACGTGGTGGACGTGCGGGCGGACGTGTACTCGCTCGGCGGCACCCTGTACTTCATGCTCACCGGGCAGACCCCGTTCCCGGACGGGACCATCGCGGCCAAGCTGGTCGCGCACCAGACCCGGGAGCCGCAACCGGTCGAGGAGGTCCGGGCGGACGTGCCGCCCGGCATCCTCGCGGTGCTCCGGAAGATGATGGCGAAGCGGGTCGAGGACCGGTACCAACAGCCCATCGAGGTGGCGGAGGCGCTGGCCGAATGGGCGAACCATCCGGTTCCGCCGCCGCCGGAGCGGGAGATGCCCAACCTGTGCCCACTGGTACAGGCGCTCATCGGCCCGACGACCGACCGGTCCGGGGCGAGCCCGTCGCTCGCCCGCATGCTCTTCGCCCCCGGCCGCGGGGTGTTCGCCCGCTCCGACGGGGGATCGGGGAGCGTGCGCACCCGGTCGCCGGGGTCCAGTACGGACTCTCCGACCAGCGCGAGTAACGCGGCGTTCCCGCTGCCGGTCAAATCCGCTCCGCGGTACCCCGCGGACGCGAACGGCCCGATCTCGACGTCCCGCGCCAGCGCCGCGCCCACCGGGACGCTGCCCCCGCGGTCGGTGCCCGGCGGGGCGGTCAAGGAGAAGACGAAACCGAAGCTCAAACTCCCGGCGCCGCCGGAAATCGATCCGCGCGCCCGTGCAAATGCCGATCTGCTGACGAATCCGGCCCTGCGGATCTGGTTGTTCGTCGGCGCCGGATTCGCGGTGACCGTTCTCTTCGTCCTCGCCGCGCTGGTCGCGTACCGGGTGGGGAAGGGGGCCAAGGAGGACGAGCGCGGCGTTCGGTCACCGACGAACCCGGCTTCGTCCGTGGCGCAGAAGCAGGCCCCGGCCCCGGCCCTCTCCGTTGTCGCGCCGGGCGCGGGGGACGTGATCTTAACGCCGCCCGAGGCCGCGAAGCGAGTCGGGCAGGAGCAGACCGTGGAGTTCATGGTCAAGTCGGTCACCGGGGCGTCATTTTTGGATCTGAACTCGGGGGAAGAGTTCTTCGTCCGCCTCGACCCGAAACTGTTGCCGACGGACAACGATCGCGACAAAGTGCGGCGGGAATTTGATCGGAAGAAGGTTCGCGTCCGGGGGACGATCAAGAACGACCCCGATCTGGGGCTTCACATGGACGTGTCCGATCTCCAACAGCTCATCCTGGTCGGTCGGTAA